The following are encoded in a window of Fusarium falciforme chromosome 11, complete sequence genomic DNA:
- a CDS encoding Fungal-trans domain-containing protein produces the protein MWARACPGAQHPGALKTPTKELCVSTVGDAEQDVANLARIVRPVPYAQGEAEIGYLRDVDQHGAWLTALLIFGYQTELVHQRALVNGQRRHVNVFSSHLSSTFSPTHDCLKSTRWHSRVDHHSERKIDQLESRLANIEQLLKTLVARDLGPGEPARQQLYVPSPDVPDSGTVTSMGDFDSGDEETADGGDSGLISQTAIASEFLAHAVHRTSLHDAHPNVDAAVTNLRQLVQLQGSRSTNNGPRFPRQLPLPPGGTASFFAFGMTLVGIEDFSSLCRMIYFPTEDFPQAIFAIVNAGLYDLFMEECCLSDDVEKRDKYEAYAKMARANLETYLANLPMFLSSRIENVQALLLGTQYAIDVTRPSVAWHLNSIAAQLCQTGGFHRADVASTESARTKQIKGILFWQVYSWDRGLSLRMGRASVINDGDITIPRQFDFSGFPLLEKPATLKFWLERATLQGQIYIQLYSPAALTVHPSELGRRAEELAVECRRLVVEEKKAQQEAFAYLKQINSSELVKVFVQGDEVQFLATLTLVYRAIPAPPGSPSRFSNECLETARQTMRRHKETVALLKYGAYMKSIYVHRNLMLAPFAPFFVLFCHIVETLSGDDLGMLQEFVASLDLLRDASETAEKLCRIFQVFRDVAMVYVEAKSQRRDDQNDVPMGNQLDAYLSQLGFMPMDGQSMPQAVPPTTGDVLMPHGIGSGPTTQMEDWFLGSRSMFGLLEEDLGQIDPMGWMPPPSSGTM, from the exons ATGTGGGCGCGGGCATGCCCGGGGGCTCAGCACCCGGGGGCCCTGAAGACCCCAACAAAAGAGCTGTGCGTATCTACCGTCGGGGACGCGGAGCAGGATGTGGCTAACTTGGCTCGGATAGTGCGACCAGTGCCGTATGCGCAAGGTGAGGCTGAGATTGGATATCTACGTGATGTCGACCAACACGGCGCATGGCTAACCGCACTTCTCATCTTCGGCTAT CAAACCGAGCTTGTACATCAACGGGCATTGGTCAACGGCCAAAGGAGGCACGTCAACGtgttctcatctcatctcagtAGTACGTTCTCGCCTACTCACGACTGCCTCAAGTCAACGAGGTGGCATAGCCGTGTTGACCACCACAGCGAGCGAAAGATTGATCAGCTCGAGTCCCGACTCGCCAACATCGAGCAACTACTCAAGACTCTCGTCGCCAGAGATCTTGGCCCGGGTGAGCCGGCACGGCAGCAACTTTATGTTCCCTCCCCGGACGTACCGGACAGCGGCACTGTCACCTCAATGGGAGACTTTGACTCGGGCGATGAGGAGACAGCTGACGGTGGCGACTCCGGTCTCATCTCCCAAACCGCGATTGCAAGCGAGTTCCTCGCCCACGCCGTACACCGCACATCTCTCCACGACGCCCACCCCAACGTAGATGCAGCAGTTACCAATCTACGCCAACTCGTACAGCTCCAGGGGAGCCGTTCCACCAACAATGGACCTAGGTTCCCGCGACAACTACCTCTCCCTCCGG GCGGAACAGCCAGCTTCTTCGCATTCGGGATGACTCTCGTCGGCATTGAGGACTTTTCCAGCCTGTGCCGGATGATATACTTCCCCACGGAGGACTTTCCTCAGGCTATATTTGCTATCGTCAACGCAGGCCTGTATGACCTGTTCATGGAGGAGTGCTGTCTATCTGACGATGTCGAAAAGCGAGACAAGTATGAGGCGTACGCCAAGATGGCCCGAGCCAATCTGGAGACCTACCTAGCCAACCTACCCATGTTTCTATCCTCCAGGATCGAGAACGTCCAGGCTCTATTACTAGGA ACCCAATATGCTATCGACGTCACGCGCCCCTCTGTCGCCTGGCATCTTAATTCGATTGCTGCCCAGCTCTGCCAAACTGGGGGCTTTCACCGCGCCGATGTTGCCAGTACCGAGTCAGCTCGAACAAAGCAAATCAAAGGCATCCTCTTTTGGCAAGTGTACTCTTGGGACCGGGGGCTAAGCCTGCGTATGGGCCGCGCTTCCGTCATAAACGATGGCGACATTACCATCCCCCGCCAGTTCGATTTCTCAGGATTCCCTCTTCTTGAAAAGCCAGCCACACTCAAGTTTTGGCTGGAGAGGGCTACTCTGCAGGGTCAGATATACATACAACT GTATAGCCCAGCTGCTCTGACCGTTCACCCCTCTGAACTGGGTCGTCGCGCAGAGGAATTGGCTGTTGAGTGCAGAAGACTTGTCgtagaggagaagaaggcccaaCAGGAGGCCTTTGCCTACCTGAAGCAGATCAACTCGTCAGAGCTTGTTAAAGTCTTTGTCCAAGGTGATGAAGTCCAGTTTCTCGCAACGCTGACACTTGTCTATCGAGCTATTCCAGCCCCTCCCGGCTCCCCTAGCCGATTTTCCAACGAGTGTTTAGAAACTGCACGCCAAACAATGAGAAGGCACAAGGAAACCGTGGCCTTGTTAAAGTATGGGGCTTACATGAAGTCGATATATGTTCACCG AAATCTGATGCTGGCTCCCTTTGCGCCCTTCTTTGTCCTGTTCTGTCACATCGTCGAGACCCTTTCTGGAGATGACCTCGGGATGCTTCAAGAGTTCGTGGCATCACTGGATCTCCTACGTGACGCATCAGAGACAGCGGAGAAGCTGTGTCGCATCTTCCAGGTCTTCAGGGACGTGGCCATGGTATACGTGGAGGCCAAGTCACAGCGTCGTGACGACCAGAACGACGTTCCGATGGGAAACCAGCTGGATGCCTATCTCAGTCAACTAGGGTTCATGCCGATGGATGGCCAGTCCATGCCCCAAGCCGTGCCCCCCACCACAGGCGATGTCCTTATGCCACATGGCATTGGAAGTGGTCCGACCACGCAAATGGAGGATTGGTTTCTGGGTAGTCGAAGCATGTTTGGCTTGCTGGAGGAAGATCTTGGGCAGATTGACccgatgggatggatgccGCCACCGTCTTCCGGGACGATGTAG
- a CDS encoding Peptidase-S8 domain-containing protein, producing the protein MTMSEPSDDGQLVSITKSPGWNCLLTLGACVSGRLGRFSRLGKPHDRPKKRGNDAALIEMDLDPILRTTPRVVDVTKEAFDEMDRTALNLLRSLNTMANLHLITGESETASTNPNGEPETLSSEENQLVVLRASVDKVVTLGVDFERLHKLMSFLVSLSTFNDQRQFSIATGPHPLFVLPPGDTGDLAIGRLRRWNEILKTLSGRAQSREDCSFVSPEPTTEQLGCGLLNERWGERVTGVVEPILKEFRQLSCVKDTTHEIRLHISEDLYTGRPGCQHNLDMFMSCCPGGNLIWQKAQCGDFPVRGVAKECICDSISRAMRGRRMLYILVDCEGLFDVTESLPAVHLPCDSFDGASLSELLRQDVFKPIDVQAYLDKTAESKFDSATKAQVALGLSRCLMDFFDKGLELASHSWIADNVHFRELSANTKGGKRRLLYVSLRPSLDLDVASDMAKMFNSGNPVVLSFAKLLLEVLDGKAINISIKPHDDDNILSWSELGDVVERMLRDRGGDPFASQYLEVVEGCLGLWATLRSFDNRTDLSATSRFVRKVIYERVVHKLQLIANFEQTKRNGSSLNASHERRKRKTKDPMFDQSPAKKLSFVPQNPAGPTPLSLVNGHKLGVSPDEAVAATEEEQFTDPAEDDSGGYGRSSLYDDQGETSQSDRIAAKGYLSDLAESTKRYIKPLTQDTPSERPIKLAIIDSGIDLDNPRIRARKHQIGDTRNWTTDQPNECDDGCGHGTHVTRLILEVAPAVEVYVAKVSQRKKFDSKVSGQIAQAIEWATSVWKVDIISLSIGMDGEDDTIKKALDKVLDPPRDSPKKVVVMAAASNWGDFAVLGMSIKSSSKGKDKKRMEEYISGTSYATAIGSGIAANVLDFARRDPKLWDDEKGWLYASWGMSRVFRRMSEERRGYRYVTPWRLFDGRPEEEVWRDIRGALKASI; encoded by the exons ATGACCATGTCTGAGCCCTCCGATGACGGCCAATTGGTCTCCATCACCAAATCACCAGGATGGAATTGCCTGCTAACACTCGGCGCCTGTGTGTCGGGAAGACTTGGGCGATTCTCACGACTCGGGAAGCCTCATGACAGACCAAAGAAGCGCGGAAACGATGCCGCCTTGATCGAGATGGACCTGGATCCTATTCTCAGAACAACCCCTCGTGTGGTCGATGTGACAAAAGAGGCTTTCGACGAGATGGATCGCACAGCACTGAATCTCCTTCGCTCGCTAAACACCATGGCCAACCTACATCTCATCACGGGCGAGAGTGAGACTGCTTCGACCAACCCGAATGGGGAGCCAGAAACGCTCAGTAGCGAGGAAAACCAGTTGGTGGTACTGAGAGCCAGTGTGGACAAAGTTGTCACGTTGGGTGTTGACTTTGAACGGCTCCATAAGCTGATGAGCTTTCTCGTCTCACTATCCACCTTCAACGACCAACGGCAGTTTAGCATCGCAACTGGGCCACATCCTCTATTCGTCCTGCCCCCAGGAGATACTGGAGACTTGGCCATAGGCCGTTTGAGGAGATGGAATGAAATCTTGAAAACGCTGTCCGGCAGGGCTCAGTCACGGGAGGATTGCTCGTTTGTTTCACCAGAGCCAACGACAGAGCAGCTGGGATGTGGGCTATTGAATGAGCGCTGGGGAGAGCGCGTGACCGGTGTTGTCGAGCCTATCCTCAAAGAGTTTCGACAACTGAGCTGTGTCAAGGACACAACACATGAGATCCGATTACACATATCAGAGGACCTGTACACTGGTCGCCCAGGCTGTCAGCATAACCTGGACATGTTCATGTCCTGCTGTCCTGGAGGCAACCTCATATGGCAAAAAGCTCAATGCGGCGATTTTCC CGTCCGCGGTGTGGCCAAGGAGTGCATCTGTGACAGCATCAGCCGAGCAATGCGCGGCAGGAGGATGCTCTATATTCTGGTTGACTGCGAAGGGCTGTTTGACGTGACTGAAAGCCTGCCCGCCGTCCATCTACCCTGTGATAGCTTCGATGGGGCATCGCTCAGCGAGCTGCTCAGGCAAGATGTTTTCAAACCGATCGATGTCCAGGCATACCTTGACAAGACAGCAGAATCAAAGTTCGATTCGGCAACAAAAGCCCAGGTGGCCCTTGGGCTTTCGCGATGCCTCATGGACTTCTTTGACAAGGGACTTGAGCTGGCCTCCCACAGCTGGATCGCTGATAACGTCCACTTTCGGGAGTTGTCTGCTAATACCAAGGGCGGGAAGCGACGTCTCCTGTATGTTTCGCTTCGGCcaagccttgaccttgatgtcGCGTCGGATATGGCCAAGATGTTCAACAGCGGAAACCCAGTGGTGCTTTCATTTGCAAAGCTCCTTTTGGAAGTTCTAGACGGCAAAGCCATAAACATCTCGATAAAGCcacacgacgacgacaataTCTTGAGCTGGTCTGAGCTGGGGGATGTCGTTGAGAGGATGCTTCGCGACCGGGGTGGGGACCCATTTGCCTCCCAGTATTTAGAGGTTGTGGAAGGCTGCCTGGGTCTCTGGGCAACTTTACGAAGCTTTGACAACCGTACAGATCTTTCAGCCACTAGTCGGTTCGTTAGGAAGGTGATATACGAAAGGGTGGTTCACAAACTCCAGCTAATTGCCAATTTTGAGCAAACAAAGCGAAACGGATCAAGTCTCAATGCGAGCCACGAGCGACGAAAACGGAAGACCAAGGATCCTATGTTTGACCAGTCGCCTGCCAAGAAACTGTCATTTGTCCCCCAGAATCCAGCTGGGCCAACACCCCTGAGTTTGGTTAACGGTCATAAGCTAGGTGTATCACCTGATGAAGCGGTCGCGGCgactgaggaggagcagtTCACAGACCCCGCGGAAGATGACTCAGGTGGATATGGTCGTTCATCTCTTTACGATGATCAAGGAGAAACAAGTCAGTCGGATCGAATAGCAGCAAAAGGCTACTTGAGCGACCTTGCCGAGAGCACCAAGAGGTATATCAAACCTCTTACTCAGGACACGCCCAGCGAGAGACCGATCAAGctggccatcatcgacaGTGGGATTGACCTAGATAATCCTCGGATCCGTGCCCGAAAACACCAGATCGGAGACACAAGGAACTGGACAACCGATCAACCTAATGAGTGTGATGATGGCTGTGGCCACGGAACCCATGTTACCCGACTGATATTAGAAGTTGCACCAGCTGTCGAGGTTTACGTTGCCAAAGTGTCACAGAGAAAGAAGTTTGACTCGAAGGTCTCTGGTCAGATTGCACAG GCTATCGAGTGGGCAACTAGCGTATGGAAGGTCGACATCATCTCGTTATCGATCGGAATGGACGGCGAGGATGACACAATCAAAAAGGCCCTTGACAAAGTACTGGACCCACCGCGCGATAGTCCAAAGAAGGTGGTAGTGATGGCGGCAGCATCCAACTGGGGCG ACTTTGCCGTGCTCGGAATGTCAATCAAGTCTAGCTCCAAGGGAAAAGATAAGAAGAGGATGGAAGAGTATATCTCAGGGACTTCATACGCTACGGCTATCGGTTCAGGGATCGCGGCCAACGTTCTCGACTTTGCGAGGCGAGATCCGAAGCTGTGGGATGACGAGAAGGGGTGGTTATATGCGTCTTGGGGAATGTCGCGCGTGTTTAGGAGGATGAGCGAGGAGAGACGAGGTTACCGGTATGTGACCCCCTGGAGGTTGTTTGATGGGCGaccagaggaagaggtcTGGCGAGATATACGGGGTGCTCTTAAGGCGTCGATATGA
- a CDS encoding Peptidase-S8 domain-containing protein translates to MATITINGNTLDPEDTANVSKDAKDFNFIYVQGHNDLQAEEKQKLAELKVEIQEYVAEYTYLCRYKPEDLEEIRKLSFVRTANVYHPELKSTITLKQLVEGQEDQTEYEVDVILHDRPNISTAELASYVAEKAEVDINELEIGSKKIRLTLHQDRLDDVASLDSVNRIEEVRPKTVYNNHAREILRADDITTASRYTGAGQIICVADTGFDQGKADHDKVHPAFVGRVKHLKSWWLPDDAKDPDGHGTHVCGSISGSGIYTATSSKGEALHIRGTAPGALLMVQAMSKWSPGWKKWILKPPMEIDNLFVEAYQQGVRIHNNSWGDTWDKVAGQRDYNDDATAVDKFVHQHQDFVVLIAAGNDAEEENHGESQIGDNGAAKNCITVGATGSTRANDSFKYKVESPGHLRPTDTAHFSSRGPTKCSKNCKCEDVIGRIKPDVVAPGVAILSAGSRSTTANQRSLFKRRFGNSQDEDWFFMSGTSMATPLVAGCVALMREALQKMGKHHPSAALIKALLVNGAVNHSSPKGPGFDYEQGFGLVDVDTSINMIEKETFVDGGNKLEKNKWDAPLLSNIQKEDGEWKSHEISIPGGRHRLAVTLAYPDPAHALLQNNVNLIVRAGGEERHGNMGADQGFDKINNVEKVIWDNVPGTTAVVVVREAGFTKLNSEQSFAVAWDISVL, encoded by the exons ATGGCCACCATCACTATCAATGGCAACACACTCGATCCGGAAGACACCGCAAATGTGTCCAAGGATGCTAAGGACTTCAACTTTATTTACGTCCAAGGCCACAACGACCTGCAAGCTGAAGAAAAACAGAAGCTGGCTGAGCTGAAAGTCGAGATCCAAGAGTATGTGGCAGAGTACACATACCTGTGCCGCTACAAGCCTGAAGACCTAGAAGAGATACGAAAGCTCTCCTTTGTTAGGACCGCCAACGT CTACCATCCAGAGCTCAAGAGTACCATCACCCTGAAACAGTTGGTTGAGGGCCAAGAGGATCAGACAGAATACGAGGTTGATGTCATTCTCCATGACCGGCCCAACATCAGTACGGCCGAGTTGGCGTCATACGTTGCCGAAAAGGCCGAGGTTGACATCAACGAGCTGGAAATTGGCTCCAAGAAGATTAGGCTCACGCTCCACCAGGACAGACTTGACGACGTGGCCAGCCTTGATAGTGTCAACAGGATCGAGGAAGTGCGACCCAAAACCGTCTACAACAACCATGCTCGTGAGATCCTGAGGGCCGATGACATAACCACGGCCTCCAGATATACCGGCGCTGGCCAGATCATCTGTGTGGCCGACACGGGCTTTGACCAGGGCAAAGCCGATCATGACAAAGTTCACCCAGCCTTTGTGGGCCGGGTAAAGCATCTCAAATCCTGGTGGCTTCCAGATGATGCCAAAGATCCTGATGGTCATGGGACTCACGTTTGTGGGTCCATCTCCGGGAGCGGCATCTACACAGCTACTTCAAGCAAAGGCGAGGCCCTTCATATCAGAGGAACTGCCCCTGGCGCACTCTTGATGGTTCAGGCCATGTCGAAATGGAGCCCCGGTTGGAAGAAGTGGATCCTCAAGCCGCCCATGGAGATAGACAACCTTTTCGTCGAGGCATACCAACAAGGCGTCCGGATTCACAACAACTCATGGGGTGACACGTGGGATAAGGTGGCAGGCCAGCGTGACTACAACGACGACGCAACCGCCGTCGACAAGTTTgtccaccaacaccaagactTTGTTGTGCTCATTGCTGCAGGCAAtgacgccgaggaggagaaccaCGGGGAGAGTCAGATTGGCGACAATGGCGCCGCCAAGAACTGCATCACCGTTGGTGCCACTGGCTCAACACGAGCCAACGATTCTTTCAAGTACAAGGTCGAGTCTCCAGGGCATTTGAGGCCCACTGATACAGCCCATTTTAGCAGCAGAGGCCCTACAAAGTGTTCCAAGAATTGCAAGTGCGAAGATGTCATTGGTCGCATCAAACCAGACGTCGTAGCGCCAGGCGTTGCCATACTCTCGGCGGGATCACGCTCGACTACAGCCAACCAACGATCTCTATTCAAGAGACGTTTTGGAAATTCGCAGGACGAGGACTGGTTCTTCATGTCTGGTACCAGCATGGCCACACCCTTGGTAGCTGGCTGCGTGGCGCTCATGCGCGAAGCGTTACAGAAGATGGGGAAGCATCATCCCAGCGCGGCGTTGATCAAGGCGTTGCTGGTCAACGGAGCTGTCAACCACTCTAGCCCCAAAGGACCCGGCTTTGACTACGAGCAAGGCTTTGGGTTGGTTGACGTCGACACGTCCATTAACATGATTGAGAAAGAAACGTTTGTTGACGGTGGAAACAAGCTCGAGAAGAACAAATGGGACGCCCCTTTGCTGAGCAACATTCaaaaagaagatggagaatggAAAAGTCATGAGATATCTATCCCTGGTGGGCGCCATCGGCTTGCTGTCACGTTGGCATACCCCGACCCTGCACATGCCCTTCTGCAGAACAATGTGAATCTCATTGTGCGTGCTggtggagaagagaggcacGGTAATATGGGAGCCGATCAGGGCTTTGACAAAATCA ACAATGTGGAAAAGGTAATCTGGGACAACGTGCCTGGTACAACGGCCGTGGTTGTCGTGCGTGAAGCTGGCTTTACCAAGCTGAATTCAGAACAGTCATTCGCGGTCGCATGGGATATTTCGGTGTTGTAA
- a CDS encoding Heterokaryon incompatibility protein — translation MSPVNDKIVFNGRLRLCQACKTIFRAYEQGAIVVQMLHHGSLESMAQAAASGCYICTIVFADIERDRQTAALASFPCRRETRCSIFENETEDPLRKLEVNHLTVFSNVRRKTVRHAPTKFRLLPCPGIGDIRLGRRSLGLGHDTSSPATLDLALEWLRSCRGSHAQCNLLFSERKSWQPTRLLDVGDKEDYWTLRTSPILDGPVQYMTLSYRWGTSPSLKLLNDNIDVMRQGLPLSQLPRTFQDVVTIARRFSIRYIWIDALCIIQDSELDWEWEAPTMRHVYGRSICNIAASAASGPDSGLFRTRDEEAVLPGAIELPLFTSEGASGQKFLISDKGYWDRQLAGGPLHKRGWVFQECLLAPRVLYFTKNQIMWECFHETKCEGFPNGMHHHESLKDLAWLGGSEEGHDGEHTCARTGEMTLQTHVLWNNLLERYTSCDLTLHKDRLPAFSGIAELFAHFTGDEYQAGLWRSKLIDQLIWRVPRPKPKPQLQQWLPSWSWASVDGQVKSANISSEREYLISIIKVKTGNASQGLPAPTSWGSLKLTGALSALRGNKFDDNHYDRNASKIINARFYIDNLDVDLEDPTHDIYILPVLTLHPWLPLRPSTTQIIGLVLTRAPEKGLNSFRRIAQFSTDCTKDIKRLGFDISSRGLAFLSNAQLLAEISLV, via the exons ATGTCTCCTGTCAACGACAAGATCGTATTTAATGGACGTCTTCGTCTATGCCAAGCGTGCAAAACTATCTTCCGCGCTTATGAGCAAGGCGCGATAGTCGTGCAGATGCTGCACCATGGGTCCTTGGAGTCCATGGcacaagcagcagcatcgGGTTGCTACATTTGCACCATAGTCTTTGCCGACATCGAGCGAGACCGCCAGAcggctgccttggcctcattCCCATGCAGACGGGAGACAAGGTGCAGCATATTTGAGAATGAGACAGAGGACCCTTTGAGAAAGTTAGAAGTGAACCATTTAACAGTCTTTTCAAATGTGCGTCGCAAGACGGTTCGACATGCTCCTACTAAATTCCGGCTTTTGCCGTGTCCAG GCATTGGCGACATCAGACTCGGTAGGCGATCTCTTGGCCTAGGTCATGATACATCGTCACCGGCTACACTGGATTTGGCGCTGGAATGGCTTAGATCTTGCCGCGGCTCCCACGCACAGTGCAACCTCCTCTTCAGCGAACGTAAAAGTTGGCAGCCGACTCGTCTGCTTGATGTTGGCGACAAAGAGGATTACTGGACGCTCCGAACTTCCCCAATCCTCGACGGGCCGGTGCAGTACATGACCCTCAGCTATCGATGGGGAACAAGTCCTAGCTTGAAACTTCTCAACGACAACATTGACGTGATGCGCCAAGGACTTCCACTCTCACAACTCCCTAGGACTTTCCAAGACGTGGTCACCATCGCTAGGAGATTCTCAATTCGCTACATTTGGATAGATGCCCTTTGCATTATACAAGACTCGGAGCTCGACTGGGAGTGGGAGGCTCCCACTATGCGACACGTGTATGGCCGCTCGATTTGCAATATTGCAGCATCCGCGGCATCTGGTCCAGATAGCGGGCTCTTTAGAACAAGAGACGAGGAGGCAGTACTACCTGGTGCTATTGAACTCCCGTTATTCACTTCTGAGGGCGCGTCAGGGCAGAAGTTCCTAATATCCGACAAAGGCTACTGGGATCGACAACTGGCCGGGGGACCGTTGCATAAACGGGGGTGGGTGTTCCAAGAGTGCCTCCTGGCTCCGCGCGTTCTCTACTTCACTAAAAATCAGATCATGTGGGAGTGCTTCCACGAAACCAAATGCGAAGGGTTTCCAAACGGCATGCATCATCACGAGAGCCTGAAAGATCTTGCATGGCTTGGCGGTTCAGAGGAAGGCCATGATGGGGAGCACACTTGTGCGAGAACTGGGGAGATGACACTGCAGACTCATGTGTTGTGGAACAACCTCCTGGAAAGATACACCTCCTGCGACTTGACTCTACACAAAGACAGGCTGCCAGCCTTCTCAGGAATTGCAGAGCTGTTTGCCCATTTCACCGGGGACGAATACCAAGCTGGGCTCTGGCGATCCAAACTCATCGATCAGCTGATCTGGCGCGTTCCTCGACCTAAGCCTAAGCCTCAGCTGCAGCAATGGTTACCATCCTGGTCCTGGGCATCGGTGGATGGGCAAGTCAAGTCAGCAAACATCTCCTCGGAGCGCGAGTACCTGATCTCTATCATCAAGGTGAAGACCGGGAACGCTTCCCAAGGATTGCCTGCTCCAACCTCATGGGGTTCCTTGAAGCTGACTGGCGCATTATCTGCCCTCCGAGGGAATAAATTCGATGACAATCATTATGACAGAAATGCCTCGAAAATTATCAACGCACGGTTTTACATCGACAATCTTGATGTCGATTTGGAAGACCCCACCCAcgatatttatattcttccAGTCCTGACCTTGCACCCTTGGCTTCCCCTTAGACCATCAACTACACAAATTATCGGGCTAGTTCTAACACGGGCTCCTGAAAAAGGCCTTAATTCCTTCCGGAGGATTGCCCAGTTCAGCACCGACTGCACAAAGGACATCAAGCGGCTGGGCTTTGATATATCATCTCGAGGTTTGGCTTTCCTGAGCAACGCTCAGCTTCTCGCCGAAATATCATTGGTATAA